The following are encoded in a window of Thiohalobacter sp. IOR34 genomic DNA:
- a CDS encoding PilZ domain-containing protein, producing the protein MAKILVKHYKSLSVGAREKTLVTELVTEDSETGRFLRKMEEKRIRRPCFETIDMRGKVPGECQRYLLDDRVFYLDDISYGIYQRGVNENGGVFTVGTYEAIVNGQHTNKAIREAELKARQVESPGSGYPGMRRSAPGEDGTEEATAEVASRRFNPQRVSLGYFHKRRAARLQYVTELRVEAEGHAFSGNSRDISVTGLRAQFKGVFGFQPGQRLQLSFPALQEQHPEIGLSDLAYEVVRSEQKGADHLLCLRLIEAQAPASFSPFIADLVERFKRKYRLDAEDDLLTVAAGWYERIHVANSGLLPLFLAGTPEAPRLQAVGSSDGNRHLLDFFRRPRGGHDLSSLALPHRLAPCARGQSVLIALYREKETDGLRVHSAADCEFERAEDFIRFLRLTLTHAGCRILKLMPGTLPFRAPDPRYLDLVTERLREHAEDEAQALQARIQALNALVLAVDVTDQVQAMIPATVEDSDLQQGLHCWVGHERRLLPGLEASESVDAALLEPELVPLAYVEQRREGRYLAETAVEVIVDGSRHKASTRDISTRGLAIRLDKALPLKAGSEIKVALVSLQKKRPSLNLMAVPYRAVGLERGRPVILRLERIRNRDEKKIDDFFVEVITKNKSKLTLDMRDTLNAAQARCFERIMVCNLPVIPFYIVREEEGGGCLHRVALPEASSPLAEFFRLPDGSHDFSWLSDSRLILALYQQIGKMARQAQAEHARPPHVELEVYCYKAVDPQSGECRLHTATELDFDSEGERELFLVEAAASGEFRFLKLLLSYSEELNRVELDNSLEPIRSQSRHRVARLQEQLLSIVGCGELIDVSDQLLARRALG; encoded by the coding sequence ATGGCGAAGATCCTGGTCAAGCATTACAAGAGCCTGAGTGTGGGGGCGCGGGAGAAGACGCTGGTCACCGAGCTGGTGACCGAGGATTCGGAGACCGGTCGCTTCCTGCGCAAGATGGAGGAGAAGCGCATCCGCCGTCCCTGCTTCGAGACCATCGACATGCGTGGCAAGGTGCCGGGCGAGTGCCAGCGCTATCTGCTCGATGACCGGGTCTTCTACCTCGACGACATCTCCTACGGCATCTATCAGCGCGGCGTCAATGAGAATGGCGGTGTCTTCACCGTCGGCACCTACGAGGCCATCGTCAACGGCCAGCACACCAACAAGGCGATCCGCGAGGCGGAGCTCAAGGCGCGCCAGGTCGAGTCGCCAGGAAGCGGCTACCCGGGGATGCGACGCAGCGCGCCGGGCGAGGACGGGACCGAGGAGGCCACGGCCGAGGTGGCCAGCCGCCGCTTCAATCCGCAGCGGGTCAGTCTCGGCTATTTCCACAAGCGTCGCGCCGCGCGCCTCCAGTACGTCACCGAGCTGCGGGTGGAGGCGGAGGGACATGCCTTTTCCGGCAACAGCCGGGACATCTCGGTCACGGGTCTCCGCGCCCAGTTCAAGGGCGTGTTCGGCTTCCAGCCGGGACAGCGTCTGCAGCTGAGTTTCCCCGCGCTCCAGGAACAGCACCCCGAGATCGGTCTGAGTGACCTGGCCTACGAGGTGGTCCGTTCCGAGCAAAAGGGTGCCGATCACCTGCTGTGTCTGCGGCTGATCGAGGCGCAGGCCCCTGCGTCCTTCTCGCCCTTCATCGCTGACCTGGTGGAACGCTTCAAGCGCAAGTACCGGCTGGATGCGGAGGATGATCTGCTGACGGTGGCCGCTGGCTGGTACGAGCGGATCCATGTGGCGAACAGTGGTCTGCTGCCGCTGTTTCTCGCCGGCACGCCCGAGGCGCCGCGGCTGCAGGCGGTGGGTAGCAGCGACGGCAATCGGCATCTGCTCGACTTCTTCCGCCGACCCAGGGGCGGGCACGATCTGTCGTCGCTGGCCCTGCCGCATCGCCTGGCGCCTTGTGCCCGCGGGCAGTCCGTGCTGATCGCCCTGTACCGGGAGAAGGAGACGGACGGCCTGCGTGTCCATTCGGCGGCCGATTGCGAGTTCGAGCGCGCGGAGGACTTCATCCGCTTCCTGCGCCTGACGCTGACCCACGCCGGTTGTCGCATTCTCAAGCTGATGCCCGGCACCCTGCCGTTCCGCGCGCCGGATCCGCGCTACCTCGATCTGGTCACCGAACGCCTGCGGGAACATGCCGAGGACGAGGCCCAGGCCCTGCAGGCGCGCATCCAGGCGCTCAATGCCCTGGTGCTGGCCGTCGACGTCACCGATCAGGTGCAGGCCATGATTCCCGCCACGGTGGAGGACAGCGATCTGCAGCAGGGCTTGCACTGCTGGGTCGGGCACGAGCGGCGCCTGCTGCCGGGGCTCGAGGCCAGCGAGTCGGTCGATGCCGCGCTGCTGGAGCCCGAGCTGGTTCCCCTGGCCTATGTCGAACAGCGGCGCGAAGGGCGTTATCTGGCAGAGACGGCGGTCGAGGTGATCGTCGACGGCAGCCGCCACAAGGCCAGCACCCGGGACATCTCGACCCGTGGCCTCGCCATCCGCCTGGACAAGGCGCTGCCTCTCAAGGCTGGCAGCGAGATCAAGGTGGCGCTGGTCAGTCTGCAGAAGAAGCGCCCCAGCCTCAACCTGATGGCGGTGCCCTACCGGGCCGTGGGTCTGGAGCGGGGCCGGCCGGTGATCCTGCGCCTGGAACGCATCCGCAACCGGGACGAGAAGAAGATCGACGACTTCTTCGTCGAGGTGATCACCAAGAACAAGAGCAAGCTGACGCTGGACATGCGCGATACCCTGAATGCGGCCCAGGCGCGCTGTTTCGAGCGGATCATGGTCTGCAACCTGCCGGTCATTCCCTTCTATATCGTCCGCGAAGAGGAGGGGGGCGGTTGCCTGCATCGGGTGGCGCTGCCCGAGGCATCGTCGCCGCTGGCCGAGTTCTTCCGTTTGCCGGACGGCAGCCACGACTTCAGCTGGCTGTCGGACTCGAGGCTGATCCTCGCCCTCTATCAGCAGATCGGCAAGATGGCACGCCAGGCCCAGGCAGAGCATGCCCGTCCGCCGCATGTCGAACTGGAGGTCTACTGTTACAAGGCGGTCGACCCACAGAGCGGTGAATGCCGGCTGCATACCGCCACCGAGCTGGATTTCGATTCCGAGGGTGAGCGCGAGCTGTTCCTGGTCGAGGCCGCGGCCTCGGGTGAATTCCGCTTCCTCAAGCTGCTGCTCAGCTACAGCGAGGAACTGAACCGGGTCGAGCTGGACAACAGCCTGGAACCGATCCGCAGCCAGTCTCGCCATCGGGTGGCACGGCTGCAGGAACAGCTGCTGTCCATCGTCGGCTGCGGTGAACTGATCGACGTCAGCGACCAGTTGCTTGCCCGCCGCGCTCTCGGCTAG